The Lathyrus oleraceus cultivar Zhongwan6 chromosome 5, CAAS_Psat_ZW6_1.0, whole genome shotgun sequence genome includes the window ATGAACGGAGAGCGTTATAAGTAACGGACATTTTTCTGTTTCCGTTACGGACGTTAAAAGCGAGACGCCACGTGCCGGAGAGGGATTGGTTGGAAGCGGAGAAGTTAGAGAGGGAGAGAGTTGTTAGAGTGAAGTGAGGGAGAGAAGGACGAAGGACGAGCCAAGTGATGACGAGGATTACGCCGAAGATGACAGCGAGGCAGATCATGGTGGCGAAGAAGGCGCGGAAGAAGGAGCGAGAGGCGTAGGGTCGATGTGGCGGTGGTGCTGCTGGGTGGTAGTATTGAGGAGGTGGTGCGGCGTAGGGGTATTGGGCGGCGTTAGGGTGGTTGTAAGGTGGGGCTGGGTAGCCAGTGGCGGTTCTGGAAGGGTCTTGCATCGGTGAATTGAGATGAGAATGAAAAATGAAACAACGAAAAAAGCAGTGTTTAGTAAAGAGTGTGTGAGGGAAAAGATGAGAAGAGACTGAAAGAACACGGTAACGTATTAAGTTATTCACTTTTTCAAATAAGGAAATGTTTTAacaataaaataattaaaaatagtttataatAGTATAAAATAGTAATAATAGTAATATAACACTCCTTCAGTACCATATTAGTAAACtgtttttttaataaaatgtTAAATTCGAAATTTTGTGTTTAAAACAGTAATAATTGATAATAATTTGATGGACATTTCAATGTAgagtatttatttatttaaaaaaataaaattatacCTATTTTAAAATGTTTGATacattaatttcaaaataaaactaatttataaaaaaaattgactaatttaaatataatttattaaGAAAATAGATTTTTGTGTTTAGAGATATTTTTATGTTTAGAGATATTTTtgtgtttaaccgagtctattTTTGTGTTTAGAGATatttttattaagaaaatagatttttttaagataactattttttttcaaattaaatacCAAGTTAACCTTTGTTTCAAATTATTTATCAAATAACCATGATTTAGGTAGACAACAAAAGGAGTAGTCAACCTTGTTGACGTATGTTTTTCTTTGTTACACATAGGCGCCATTATGGTTGGCGTATGCATGTATGTGTTATCATTGTAAGTGTCACATGTATGCATAGGCGCCATTATGGTTGGCGTATGCATGTATGTGTTGTCATTGTAAGTGGCGCATGCATGCATCCACTAGGAGCATGCGCCACATGCAGTGGTTACTCCTTTATTTGCAAATTCTATAAATACAACATTCCTCCCTATCATTTTTCACACAT containing:
- the LOC127086668 gene encoding uncharacterized protein At1g08160, which codes for MQDPSRTATGYPAPPYNHPNAAQYPYAAPPPQYYHPAAPPPHRPYASRSFFRAFFATMICLAVIFGVILVITWLVLRPSLPHFTLTTLSLSNFSASNQSLSGTWRLAFNVRNGNRKMSVTYNALRSSIFYHSNYIAESELAPFKQDTKSETALNVTFAAANAYFESGAVRDLNGDRTRGSVPFDVQILASTSFRSGSWRFRTRILKIICRKIMVGISSNSTSGELVGSPGECQVWT